CAAGGGACAACCCTATTTTCCTAGCAACTTGTGGTACAGGGATATCGCTAATGGATAACTGGATCCAGTGCTGTTAATGATGGTTACTCAAAGCCTGTTTCCTAGTGTTCAGTGATTCCATAACTAATTTCATTTGATGTCCCGCCCCACAGACGTGGACGTCCAGGTGTCTGATGAAGTACTACGCTACGGTggcagcctcctcctccgtgcTGAAGAGCCAAGATGCGGTGGACCGCATTGAGAAGAGAGTGCTGGACTCCAACCCCATCATGGAGGCCTTCGGTGAGCACCCTATTACCATTGTGACAGTGGCACAAGCACTACTGGGTGTTAGTTTTCTTATGAATTACACTTATGGCTAGGGATGCGTCGATCTCCTCTTAAAGTGCACTTATTTTGCCAGAAGTTGTGATTGAATAGCTGTATTTGTAACAACTGGTAGGTAGGCTAGTCTTTGTAATGTCTTATCAACATCAAACCAGTGATGGTTAAATGGGGTCTTTGAGGCTTGTATCACAACCATCCCTGCTTGAAATGTACTGAGAATGTCACTGATTGGGATTCTTCCCCCATGCGCAGGCAACGCCTGCACACtgcgcaaccacaacagcagccgcTTTGGAAAGTACATCCAACTGCAGCTTGACAGGTACTCTTCACCCCGCTGACTGTGGAGCGTCACCATCCACGGTCCTTCAGTCCTACCTGACGTTTTATTTTAAAGGACATTGAATATTGTTATTGATGGGCACTGCCTTGCTGTTTTTAGGATACGTTTATGATGATCTTGATCATAGTCATCATGATCATTCCAAGGAGGATACGTTTTTTCTATCATTAACTGTGGGTCTTCCGGtacatctctctctgtgcctgtgAAGGTCACACTTTTTGGTGGGGGCGTCTGTCCAAACCTACCTACTGGAGAAGACCAGGGTGgcctgccagccagccaacGAGAGGAACTTCCACATCTTTTACCAGGTAAGGGCACAGAAAACACACGGATCCCCAATGGTGAAAGTAAACCCGTAGGGTCATTGGCAAGTGGTTCCATAGCAAAATCATCTTGCATGGGCCATAAGAGTCAGTTGTGCCAGTTGGGCCCATGGCATTTGTCCATTTCCTGATGGGGCTTGACAGTAAGTGAATGTGGGGATACTGAAGTCTTGGGTGTATGGCAGATGATGAAAGGGGCTTCGAGCGAGCAGAAGAAGGAGTGGAAGATGGGCCATGGTCAGAGCTTTAACTGGCTTCCCAAGGCACAGAAGACACTGGAAGGTAACCGTCTGCTTCTTTCATGGATCATCGTGTTCGTATTCGTTCTTGTAGTATATTCTAGTTTTGTTATTGGTCTAGTTTGTAAGTTAATTTTCTCTTTCCTCTTCCTGGCAGAGGACTGTTTCCAGGAGACCGTCGAGGCAATGTCTCACCTGGGAATCAAGTCTGACAAGCAGGCGGAAATATTCAGGGTGCGATTTTAAGGTTGCATCACAACTGTATAACAACGTATCGATACTATTTCCCCTGAATTTTGACCTAATTATTTTGACTGCAGATATTGGCAGGGATTCTTCAGTTGGGGAACATAACCTTCGACCCTCCGGCGAAAGAGTCCGAACCGTGTGTGCTGGAGGGCCAATCCAAGGGTAAGTCTCAGGGGGGAATCCGTGTCCTGCAATGCAGTCAAGGTCTTCGGTCTCCCCCCGACCTCAGCTAACGTGTCCCCGCCTTGGGCTGCAGAGTCCCTGCAGGGGGCCGCCGGGCTGCTGGGGGTACCAGCCGAGGAGCTCCAGGCCTGCCTGGCGGTGAGGACCCTGGTGGCAGGGAAGCAGAGCATCCTGAAGCCCTGCTCCCTCTCCGACTGTGGCGTCAGGAGGGACTGCCTGGCCAAGGTCGTCTACGCTCAGTGAGTAATGCCGCTGAAGAGGCAGGGGTGCGGCACGGAGATTTGGGTCGGATTatgctcaggaggcagagcgggttgacttgtgaccggaaggttgctggttcgatcccccggctcctcctagctgagtgtcgaggtgtccctgagcaagacgcctcacccttactgctcccatcaagctggctgttgcctttcATTGTTGCTTTAAACCGTCGCTTTGCAAAAAAGGATGTAAATGCTTGTGTGGGGATAGAGGGCAGAGGACACGGGTCATGCAGGGGCTTTCCATTGTCTTTCTTTAATATAAAGCATTGAGTCGGCCATCATGTCTACATCTCTGTGGATCCTTGTCCATCAGAAGCCGTTGTCTTGTCTCTGCTTTTGTCGTAATTTCCTCCTGCCTTTTTCCTGTTTCCCAGCTTGTTTGAGTGGTTGACCTCGTTCATAAACCGAAGCATCTGTGCGGACAACTCCGCCTGGTGCAATTTCATAGGTACAACAACCCGCCGTAACACATAGTTCTGTTGGACCAGATACCGCATTGGTACACTGTCCCGTGACCTGCCTTGTCCCCCTCGGTGCCCCCCAGGCCTGCTGGACGTGTACGGCTTCGAGTGCTTCCAGAGGAACAACCTGGAGCAGCTCTGCATCAACTACGCCAACGAGAAGCTGCAGCAGCACTTTGTCGCCCACTACCTCCGAGCACAGCAGGTGGGCGTTCAGCCGGCTTCGGGGGCTCCAGTACACCACGGGTTATCCTCTGACCAGTGGTGTTGGAACGGAGCCAGCGGTCAAAGTAGAGCGAGAGCGGGAGAACTTTCTATGGGTGGAGGATGTTTCTTGTAGCCAGGAACGTCTTGTGATAACTGCAATGATCGTAGTTGCTGTGGATCTTAATCCTGTGCAAAAAATTTGCCATGTCTACAGTATAATGTGAAATGTTATTATTCCACTATAGTTTACCTTATCACAATTTATTCTTATAATTATTAGGTTTCCCTGTGACTGATTTGATTAGAACTTGAAAAGGCCTTGAATTCTGCccctttttttataatttgctGTAAAGATTTCTTGAATATAGAAGGAATGAACCACTAATTTACAGCATTTAGTTATTGGACACGCTATTAAGCTCTCTGCTATATCTGATTGGATATCACACGTGTTCCTGTATCTGATTGGACATCACACGTCTTCCTGTATCTGATTGGCTCCTCACCCACGTGTTCCGGTCTGCGTCCCTCCCCCCAGGAGGAGTACGTGTCCGAGGGGCTGGAGTGGTCCTTCGTCCGTTACCAGGACAACCAGAGCTGCCTGGACCTGATCGAGGGAAACCCCACCGGAGTCTTCCCTCTGCTCAATGAGGTCAGGTGACCCCCGTCTTCATCTCCAACCCAGTGGTTGGCTGGGTGGGTCGGGTTTCATAAGTCTGTCTGAAGCAGGGGGCAGAATAAAGTgaattgttgttattatttgatGGAATACACATATACCTAAATGTAACGTGTACATCAATGATCTCTAAATGACGGTAGTGTGAACATATTGATCATTTTACAGCACAAAATATTTGGTTGGTCCTCGGCCGAAAAATTCCTGCTCTACACAACCGGCATTTTTTTAAGTTTTCCTCAACGTGCACGGAACAACATGGAACGTTTTCCCTCCTCAGGAGAGCCGTCTGAACCGTGCGTCGGACGCCGGGAAGTTCGGCGCACGCCTGCAGAAGGAGCTGGGCGACCACGGCAGCATCAGCTGGGACAAGTTCAGCCAGGAGCCGCACTTCAGCGTCACCCACTACGCCGGGCCCGTCAGCTACCAGATCCAGGGCATGATGGAGAAGAACAAGGTACGGCTGCCGTAAACATTACAAGGCAGAAGTTCATTAGTATCAGATGCTTTTATCAGTCGGGCAGGACGGAGAAGAATAAGGTACGGCTGCCGTAAACATAAGAAGGCAGACGTTGGGTGGCTCTCTGTTTTTATTCATTGCTATCAGATGCTTTTATCAGGCGGGCGGGATAGAGTAGGGGCTGAACCAGGTGACTAACCCACTATCTGCTCCTGAATGACGTGTCTTAATACCGTCCTGCTGAAAGGACAAAAAGGTAAAGGTGAAAGGTCTGTTGACGTCTACTGTTGCTCTATACTCTCGGGTCATTAGGACCCAGTGCCTCCGGAGATCATCGCGCTGCTCCAGGCGTCTGCGAACCCCCTGTTGGGCCAGGTCTTTGGGGACCAGGAAGCAGACAGCACGGCCCCACGGGGGCTCAGTAAGGTGGTCACCGTGGTCGCTAAATTCAAGGTGAGGTACTCGCTCCACCTGCTTTGCAAAGGCTTGGCGGGAAATAAACTCAACTTCCCTTTTTTAAAGCGCAAACTGGCCGTTTGGCGCTCATTCAACCCCCAATGAATGAACGTTTTTGTGAAAGGATGAAGCTTATCAACGGGAAAACTTGATTCATGTTGTGCGGCTTACAATAACCGCAAGACACATCTTCGTAAAGCAACAGGCACGCGTAGCTGAATAGTTAATCGACGCAGATTTTGCCACAAGGGGAAACCCCAGAGTGACTCCCCAGCGCGACTGCTGGTGTGCTGATTGACAGTGTGGTGCAGAATGTCATCCTGACTGCGGATTGACAGCCCCAAGCTGCTTCCTGTCAGGGATTCTACCTGGGGTTCCCCCTTATGCTCTAATCGCACAACGTGTTCCACACCACATATAGCTATAGCTATCAGTTTGCTATTTTTATCACCTTCCGGCAGTAAAATACGAAACCATTCCTTCTTTCAAACAAtgtgaatgaataaaaaaaatgtagagGTAAGTTATTTTTGTCTCTGATCAAACTGCCTTTATACTGCCTTTTACAACATTTATTtgatattactttttttttcacaaccagatttcatcatcgtcatcatcgtcattgCACCCATCTCTCAAACATGTGTGGAAGTCAGTAATGTCTGTAACTGAGTTCCCTGTGTTTCCATTCGGACTCTCCTGCTGTTCTCTGCCGGGCTGCAGAACTCTCTGGAGAGCCTGATGAAGATCCTGCACAGCACCACTCCTCACTACACCCGCTGCATCAAACCCAACCCAGACTGCAAACCCCTCACCTTCCACAAGAGGGAGGTAGGTGGTCCTGCACCCGGGACTCTGCTTGGTCCTCTTATGTTTAGCCTGATTCTGTTTGTTTGACTACCACACTAATGAAAGCTGATGCAATTTTACACAAGCTTGGTGCCTTATTGTCACGTGCAGTCTGACCTGTACGATGGAATTATTGCTCCTCTGTACACTTCAACACTTTGAGTAAAGCTTCatgtaaaatgaaataatattaATCAAAAGCTGTTATCCAAGACGCCATCTTCCCATTAATTAGTCATTTCAAATAACTTATTGTCATCTAGCTGCGTGATGCTTAAAGGTCAACCACAGCCCCCTGGGAATAAAGCCAAGACGACCACTATAAATATGGGGCGCTATACAGCGGGGACATTCTCATCTGACCCTCTTCTGTCGGCCTGCAGGTCATCATGCAGCTCGAGGCCTGTGGGATTGTGGAGACCATACACATCAGCGCTGCAGGCTTCCCCATCAGGTGAGGTGTCCGTGGCCGTACCTGAACGCAGCGTTTCAACAGGCCAACTGTTCGAAGGTCTTTTGTTTGTAACTGATATTGTTTCTGTTCTGCTCAACAGAATTCCCTTCAGTGGCTTCATTCAACGGTATGGTCTGATTTCCAGTTCCTCACAAATCAAGCAACTGGTTCATAGTAAGGGTAAGttctgaaatacattttattcatgTTAAATTGTTCTTATAGGTGACTAGATCTTAACTTTATTTCCTCTCTTCAGGTCTGCAAGTCTCTCCTTTGTTTCGTTCCTTTCACATTTGGTGCTCATTCTCTCTGCCACTCTTGGAACATTTCAATCTGCTTCATAAGATCAGGACTTTTATCACAAGTCTTTCAACTCCTCTGTAGAACTCTCGAGGTAAATGCATGTGGCTTTTGTTGATCCTCACAAACGGCTTGGCATGTTTCCACCAACTCATCAGTGTTTCCTAGGCACTAGTGGAAAATTATTTCATATTTGTTTGCTCGATCCAGGCGtgggttttgtttttatgtagTAATCTGTTGTTATGAGTTCTTAAGGTGACTGTCTCTCGGCACACCGAACAATACCAGGAAATCTGAGTACTGAATACATTGTATTCAATAATCGGAGCACTGTGCATTGCTTTGTTAATCTGTAAGGAAATGTAATTTAAGTTTAAACAGCCGGGATTTCTCTCTTTATACCATGCAGCAATCCTAATACATCTCCTCAACTTGTAATGTTACCCTGCAAGATGAACAATTCCTCATGATTTGCTGGGATCACCAACGACAACCGACCAATGTGCAACATAAACATGCATATTCAGCGGCTTTGCTTCAGCTTGGTTTAACCCATTCTATCATTCTAGACGTGGAGCCCGGTCATAACGACCGCCTGAGGACCGCAGTGGACGCCATGGTGAGGGAGGCGCTGAGCCATCGGCCCGCTGGGAAGGTGGACCGAGAGGAGGGCGAGGAACATGGAACCCTGGTGCACTGTGGGAGGACCAAAGTCTTCCTCACCCAGTACATGGTGAGACTGGTTTAAACATACCTTCCTCTCCCAGTACATGGTGAGACTGGTTTACACACGCCTTCCTCACCCAGTACATGGTGAGACTGGTTTACACACACCTTCCTCACCCATTACATGGTGAGACTTTTTCAGTATGATGTAATGATTGAAAATATCTTATTAGTATAAATCTATACATGCATATAGCTATATTATGTACTGGTATCATTAATAATATTTAGATGTACGGTCAAAGGGGTATTTCCTCCTTAGAAAAAACTGTAAAACTGTCCTCAAACTTTAGATTTACGGTATGAGGTCATTAAATAGTGACTTCTCCCATTCCTCATATCCGGATCCTACTCTTCACTGAGAGTCCGTAGGAGGCTTGATAACTCACTCCCATGTCTCACTCTCCTTTGATAGGAGGCATGGTGCGTGCATCCAAAGGTGATCCACAGATGCTAGACAATTAAAGCTAGCACACTGCTTTAATGCCCCAGAAGTAGATTTATTTACAAACGGGCAACGTTTCGCTCGGTGGATCTTCATCAGGCATCACTCTCCTTTTGAGTCAGAGGTTCACTTTAGCGCAGCAGAGAGTCCTGGTGACTACGGGCCCAGATCTTAACCTGTCCTCCCCAGCTGGAGCTCCTGGAGGACCAGAGGAAGAGGCTCCTGTCCCGGAGGGCCTTCTCCATCCAGTGCTGCTGGCGACGGCACCAGCTCCGCCGGCGGCGCGCCAGGGGGCGGGCCGCCGTGCTGATCCAAGCCGGTAAGGGGGCCGAGGAGGATGCCGGGCTGGGGCCACGCTTGTTGAGCTCGGTGCTGGACGCTGGCTGAGCTCGGTGCTGGCTGAGCTCGGTGCGAACGCTGCAgattagggctgctcgattatgggggaaaaaaatcataatcacgattattttggtcaatatcgaaatcacgattattcaaacgatcaTATTCTGAGTTTGAAAACGTGTATTTATTCAGCGTGTCTCtctcaaaaacactttgtaacagagaactcgattatgttaattttgtgacgctaaaatctaaatctaaattcgattaatcggCCAGCCCTACTGCAGAAGCACTTTGGCTGTACTCCcgtctgtgtggctgtgttgaTGGCTAACTTCTCTAGCTGGCTAGCAGGTGATGGCTGATTTGGGTCAGACACACGCTTTCCTCGGCTTCACCGTAACATGATCCCCTCCGGACAGAGCTCCACTCCTCTGTGATTTTTAAAACCAACTCAACCTCACACAACTGATAGATAAAACCAAATCACCCTCACACGCAATGCTAGATAAAACCAGCTCACCCTCACACATACAATGATATGTAAAACTaactcaccctcacacacaatgATATATATAAAACCAACACATTTTTTTCTCCTTATTACGTGGTAGACGATGGCGGTCCACCATCGGTGAGTTGGGCCAGTTTCAGTAGAAAGCTTTATCCCTTTTCTCTCCCTATGCTTGTTTACAATTGTACCAGATTGTTCTCTCACCTAACCTGCTTTTCCTTTTCTAATTGCACCAGAGTGATGCATAAAACCCTTTAAACCATGTTTCCCTCCCATCACTCTCTTGCTATTGCTCTGTGGGGGAACTCTGCAACTGTGTCAACAGAACACGGTGTTCCTATGCCCTGGGTGGCCTTATGGCTGACGCGTGTTGTGTTCCCTACAGGGGTGCGCTCGTGGCTGGTCAGACGGGCGGTCCGCAGGTGGCAGAAGGCCGCCGAGGTCATCCAGACCGcttggaggagatggagggtgagTCGCGTCATCAACCCGACCCAACATAATGGCCTTGCTAAAAATGCTTTGCATCATGAGGTATCTTGTTGCATGTTTTGTTGTGACGGTACAAATGTAACTTTTTCTTTGTGTGGGAGGATCTATAAAAAACGAAGAGATCGTTATCCATGCAACTTAGCCACAAGTTACGTTCCCGCCATCCTGTGCCTAGCTTAACATCTTGCCCAAGGACTACAGTTGAGAAATAGCTTGCTGACTAACAATGGCACATTTACAGAAATGTAGATTAATGTGCACTatcctttttaaataaacaaattaaatgaaagtTCAAAATACAAGTCTTGGTGGCGCAACCGGCTAGTTTGCAAGCCAAATAGGCAATACACCTTTCTAGTGACACCCAGGTTCACTTCCAACCTCCGGTACCTACAATTACAGGTCCTTCCCTGTTCTGTCCACCATCCCAGCCCGGTCCATAATAAAATAAACCCTGGGACAGAAAGCCCCAAAAAGCCCATTCTAACCCAGTGTGTCGTTTCCCATCGCAGGTTTCCATGGACGCCCTGGCCGAGCTGGAGCTGGACGACGCCGAGGACTTTGTGGAGACGGAGGTGCCCGGGCTGCGCTCGGCGGCCTGGGAGACAGGCCCCGTGCAGCTCTCCAGCGTCCAGGGGCCGGTGACGGTGCGCGGCTGGCCCATGGGGCTGGCACTGGCCTCGGCTCCGTCAGTCAGCATGTCCCTGACGGCCAAGGGCTTCCAGAAGATGGTGTCGGTGTTGGCCTGCCTCgacctgccctcctcctccacctcctcctccccctccccctccagaggaggaggaggggggggaggaggaggaggaggaggggactaCAAGGTGGAGACCAACCAGTGCCAGCACGGGGTCGCCTCCATCAGAGCTCAGCCCAGGGTGAGACACGATTCCCTCGATTTTGCTGCAGAATACACACATGGCGTGGGGCGTCCCGGAGCCTCAGCGGGTAGAGCGGTACCACGCAGCCCTGAACGCGGCGACCCAGGTTCCaatcctgcccgtggtcctttgcttcacctcctcccctcaatcTCCCAACCCGTCCCCTCTATCTCACTCTGGAATAAAGCCGGAAAAAAATGCTAAAATAGATCTTAAGAATACACATGATGTCAGGTGattctgtttatttaaaaaaaaattatggattCATGGTTTAAACTATTGTGTTGCTTTTTAGGGATCTGTGAAGCTCCACTACCAGAGGTCACCGTTGCTCTACGCTGACATGCTTCCACACCtgagaagagagggagtgacGGGGTTCAACCAGATCCTACTTGAGAAAACATTGTAACTCGTTTGACTGTAGATCACACTCGAGGTTACTATACACTCAACACTCACGACAAGCTGAAATTATAACTACTTGAACAAACGAATGGAAATGCTGCTCTCTTAAG
The Gadus morhua chromosome 7, gadMor3.0, whole genome shotgun sequence DNA segment above includes these coding regions:
- the myo19 gene encoding unconventional myosin-XIX isoform X2, giving the protein MNSKKSKRGVTDGHGSFKKVKKVGKASPPPSLNDSLEGDLRAFLIDEDQLHTYDDLTKVNPVTPTTVLKCLQARYRAQVFYTHAGCTLVALNPFQPIPDLYSLDVMREYHSAPQPQEAKPHIFIVAEEAYRNVQGQLEPVNQSLVVSGESGAGKTWTSRCLMKYYATVAASSSVLKSQDAVDRIEKRVLDSNPIMEAFGNACTLRNHNSSRFGKYIQLQLDRSHFLVGASVQTYLLEKTRVACQPANERNFHIFYQMMKGASSEQKKEWKMGHGQSFNWLPKAQKTLEEDCFQETVEAMSHLGIKSDKQAEIFRILAGILQLGNITFDPPAKESEPCVLEGQSKESLQGAAGLLGVPAEELQACLAVRTLVAGKQSILKPCSLSDCGVRRDCLAKVVYAHLFEWLTSFINRSICADNSAWCNFIGLLDVYGFECFQRNNLEQLCINYANEKLQQHFVAHYLRAQQEEYVSEGLEWSFVRYQDNQSCLDLIEGNPTGVFPLLNEESRLNRASDAGKFGARLQKELGDHGSISWDKFSQEPHFSVTHYAGPVSYQIQGMMEKNKDPVPPEIIALLQASANPLLGQVFGDQEADSTAPRGLSKVVTVVAKFKNSLESLMKILHSTTPHYTRCIKPNPDCKPLTFHKREVIMQLEACGIVETIHISAAGFPIRIPFSGFIQRYGLISSSSQIKQLVHSKDVEPGHNDRLRTAVDAMVREALSHRPAGKVDREEGEEHGTLVHCGRTKVFLTQYMLELLEDQRKRLLSRRAFSIQCCWRRHQLRRRRARGRAAVLIQAGVRSWLVRRAVRRWQKAAEVIQTAWRRWRVSMDALAELELDDAEDFVETEVPGLRSAAWETGPVQLSSVQGPVTVRGWPMGLALASAPSVSMSLTAKGFQKMVSVLACLDLPSSSTSSSPSPSRGGGGGGGGGGGGDYKVETNQCQHGVASIRAQPRGSVKLHYQRSPLLYADMLPHLRREGVTGFNQILLEKTL
- the myo19 gene encoding unconventional myosin-XIX isoform X1, with product MDVCLVRGNQGLFLNVLHDPNCQRFPAPKSMNSKKSKRGVTDGHGSFKKVKKVGKASPPPSLNDSLEGDLRAFLIDEDQLHTYDDLTKVNPVTPTTVLKCLQARYRAQVFYTHAGCTLVALNPFQPIPDLYSLDVMREYHSAPQPQEAKPHIFIVAEEAYRNVQGQLEPVNQSLVVSGESGAGKTWTSRCLMKYYATVAASSSVLKSQDAVDRIEKRVLDSNPIMEAFGNACTLRNHNSSRFGKYIQLQLDRSHFLVGASVQTYLLEKTRVACQPANERNFHIFYQMMKGASSEQKKEWKMGHGQSFNWLPKAQKTLEEDCFQETVEAMSHLGIKSDKQAEIFRILAGILQLGNITFDPPAKESEPCVLEGQSKESLQGAAGLLGVPAEELQACLAVRTLVAGKQSILKPCSLSDCGVRRDCLAKVVYAHLFEWLTSFINRSICADNSAWCNFIGLLDVYGFECFQRNNLEQLCINYANEKLQQHFVAHYLRAQQEEYVSEGLEWSFVRYQDNQSCLDLIEGNPTGVFPLLNEESRLNRASDAGKFGARLQKELGDHGSISWDKFSQEPHFSVTHYAGPVSYQIQGMMEKNKDPVPPEIIALLQASANPLLGQVFGDQEADSTAPRGLSKVVTVVAKFKNSLESLMKILHSTTPHYTRCIKPNPDCKPLTFHKREVIMQLEACGIVETIHISAAGFPIRIPFSGFIQRYGLISSSSQIKQLVHSKDVEPGHNDRLRTAVDAMVREALSHRPAGKVDREEGEEHGTLVHCGRTKVFLTQYMLELLEDQRKRLLSRRAFSIQCCWRRHQLRRRRARGRAAVLIQAGVRSWLVRRAVRRWQKAAEVIQTAWRRWRVSMDALAELELDDAEDFVETEVPGLRSAAWETGPVQLSSVQGPVTVRGWPMGLALASAPSVSMSLTAKGFQKMVSVLACLDLPSSSTSSSPSPSRGGGGGGGGGGGGDYKVETNQCQHGVASIRAQPRGSVKLHYQRSPLLYADMLPHLRREGVTGFNQILLEKTL
- the myo19 gene encoding unconventional myosin-XIX isoform X3, which produces MDVCLVRGNQGLFLNVLHDPNCQRFPAPKSMNSKKSKRGVTDGHGSFKKVKKVGKASPPPSLNDSLEGDLRAFLIDEDQLHTYDDLTKVNPVTPTTVLKCLQARYRAQVFYTHAGCTLVALNPFQPIPDLYSLDVMREYHSAPQPQEAKPHIFIVAEEAYRNVQGQLEPVNQSLVVSGESGAGKTWTSRCLMKYYATVAASSSVLKSQDAVDRIEKRVLDSNPIMEAFGNACTLRNHNSSRFGKYIQLQLDRSHFLVGASVQTYLLEKTRVACQPANERNFHIFYQMMKGASSEQKKEWKMGHGQSFNWLPKAQKTLEEDCFQETVEAMSHLGIKSDKQAEIFRILAGILQLGNITFDPPAKESEPCVLEGQSKESLQGAAGLLGVPAEELQACLAVRTLVAGKQSILKPCSLSDCGVRRDCLAKVVYAHLFEWLTSFINRSICADNSAWCNFIGLLDVYGFECFQRNNLEQLCINYANEKLQQHFVAHYLRAQQEEYVSEGLEWSFVRYQDNQSCLDLIEGNPTGVFPLLNEESRLNRASDAGKFGARLQKELGDHGSISWDKFSQEPHFSVTHYAGPVSYQIQGMMEKNKDPVPPEIIALLQASANPLLGQVFGDQEADSTAPRGLSKVVTVVAKFKNSLESLMKILHSTTPHYTRCIKPNPDCKPLTFHKREVIMQLEACGIVETIHISAAGFPIRIPFSGFIQRYGLISSSSQIKQLVHSKGLQVSPLFRSFHIWCSFSLPLLEHFNLLHKIRTFITSLSTPL